A stretch of the Gossypium hirsutum isolate 1008001.06 chromosome D07, Gossypium_hirsutum_v2.1, whole genome shotgun sequence genome encodes the following:
- the LOC121219381 gene encoding cysteine-rich and transmembrane domain-containing protein WIH1 yields the protein MNHNQQHFSQSSAAAYAPPPPSTAPGPYVTAPPAGYPMTKDEYSQQNPAAVETKSRGDGFWKGCCAALCCCCVLDACF from the exons ATGAATCACAACCAGCAACACTTCAGTCAATCATCTGCAG CTGCATACGCACCACCACCACCCTCCACGGCGCCAGGACCCTACGTGACAGCACCGCCGGCCGGTTACCCGATGACCAAAGACGAGTACAGTCAGCAAAATCCGGCTGCTGTCGAAACCAAGTCCAGAGGTGATGGATTCTGGAAAGGATG TTGTGCTGCCCTTTGCTGTTGTTGCGTTCTGGATGCATGCTTTTGA
- the LOC107918269 gene encoding 60S ribosomal protein L27-3 codes for MVKFLKPNKAVIVLQGRYAGRKAVIVRSFDEGTRDRPYGHCLVAGIKKYPSKVIRKDSAKKTAKKSRVKCFVKLVNYQHLMPTRYTLDVDLKDVVNADALQTKDKKVAACKATKERFQERFKTGKNRWFFTKLRF; via the coding sequence ATGGTGAAGTTTCTAAAACCGAACAAGGCCGTGATCGTCCTCCAAGGCCGATACGCCGGTCGCAAAGCTGTGATCGTTAGGTCCTTCGACGAAGGCACACGCGACCGCCCTTACGGCCATTGTTTGGTTGCCGGGATAAAGAAGTACCCGAGCAAAGTCATCCGCAAGGACTCGGCCAAGAAAACGGCGAAGAAATCGCGCGTGAAATGCTTCGTCAAGCTAGTGAATTACCAGCACCTGATGCCCACGCGCTACACCCTCGACGTGGATTTGAAAGACGTGGTCAACGCCGATGCTCTTCAGACCAAGGACAAGAAAGTGGCGGCTTGTAAGGCCACTAAAGAGAGGTTTCAAGAGAGGTTCAAGACGGGGAAGAACAGGTGGTTCTTTACTAAACTTAGGTTTTGA
- the LOC107953908 gene encoding uncharacterized protein, whose amino-acid sequence MELNLVPISITRQKQDPAWNHCEVFKNGERLQIKCMYCGKLFKGGGIHRFKEHLAGRKGQGPICEQVPQGVRSVMQESLNGILVKQDKKQKLIPKLLACGSSSSNPNIGGEVENLGSHDDMNFGIKPISVLNTLEGDSNVVSKVGRGRKRGRGRDWNLIESNYPCVKTDLALVPNGGDNPTHMAIGRFLYDIGVNLDVVNSVCFQPMIDAIASGGSGVVPPSCHDLRGWILKNVIEEVKDDIDRNKAMWGKTGCSIIVEQCRTKNGRVLLSFLVYCPQATVFMKSVDASHAFYSADYLFELLKQVIEEVGSEKVVQVITNCEEPYLFTGKRLMESFPSLYWAPCLAHCVDLMLQDFSNLEWINETIEQAKSLTRFIYNQSSVLNMMRKFTSGNDVVEPALTCFATNFSTLKKMADLKLNLQAMVNSQDWLECPYAKKPGGQAMSDIVNNRSFWNSCMLIARITYPLLRVLEIVGSKKRSAMGYVYAGIYRAKETIKKELVKQDDYMVYWNIIDNRWEQQRHLPLYAAGFFLNPKLFYNTEEHIHNDILSSVFDSIERLVPDTNIQDQVVREINLYKSATGDLGRPMAVRARDNLLPGEWWSIYGGGCPNLQRLAIRILSQTCSSIGYKPSKISIEEIHNTRNFLERQRLSDLVFVQYNLYLRQMVLQKQEKDSLDPLAFNNKDILEDWIADNEVSPDNLESSDWKSLDPPVGNRTTLTPPGDEAEDFLSTRFTDLDIFNGLKGVKEEI is encoded by the exons ATGGAGTTGAATTTGGTTCCTATATCAATTACAAGGCAAAAACAAGATCCTGCTTGGAACCATTGTGAAGTGTTTAAAAATGGTGAAAGATTACAAATTAAATGTATGTATTGTGGGAAATTGTTTAAAGGGGGTGGGATTCATAGGTTTAAAGAACATTTAGCAGGTCGAAAAGGTCAGGGACCAATTTGTGAACAAGTTCCTCAAGGGGTTAGGTCCGTTATGCAAGAAAGTTTGAATGGGATTTTAGTTAAACAAgataagaaacaaaaattgattCCGAAATTACTAGCTTGTGGTAGTAGTAGTAGTAATCCGAATATCGGTGGTGAGGTCGAAAATTTGGGTTCTCATGATGATATGAACTTTGGGATTAAACCGATTTCGGTTTTGAACACTTTGGAAGGTGATTCTAATGTGGTTAGTAAAGTTGGTAGAGGTAGGAAACGAGGTCGGGGTCGGGATTGGAATTTGATTGAAAGTAACTATCCTTGTGTGAAAACCGATCTTGCATTGGTTCCAAATGGGGGAGATAATCCGACTCATATGGCCATAGGGAGATTCTTGTATGATATTGGGGTTAATTTGGATGTGGTGAACTCGGTTTGTTTCCAACCGATGATTGATGCTATTGCTTCTGGAGGATCTGGGGTTGTACCGCCGTCTTGTCACGATCTTCGGGGATGGATATTGAAGAATGTAATTGAGGAAGTAAAGGATGATATCGATAGGAATAAAGCAATGTGGGGGAAGACAGGGTGTTCGATTATAGTTGAGCAATGTAGAACAAAAAATGGGAGAGTTTTGTTAAGTTTTTTGGTTTATTGTCCTCAAGCAACTGTGTTTATGAAATCCGTGGATGCATCACATGCTTTTTATTCTGCAGATTATTTGTTTGAATTGCTTAAACAAGTGATCGAAGAAGTAGGATCCGAGAAAGTTGTGCAAGTAATCACTAATTGTGAAGAGCCATACCTTTTTACCGGGAAAAGGTTGATGGAATCATTTCCTTCTCTTTATTGGGCTCCTTGTTTAGCACATTGTGTCGATTTGATGCTTCAAGATTTCAGTAACCTCGAGTGGATAAACGAAACAATCGAACAAGCTAAATCTCTGACAAGATTCATCTACAATCAGAGTTCGGTTTTGAATATGATGAGAAAATTTACTTCTGGGAATGACGTTGTGGAACCAGCACTTACTTGTTTTGCTACGAACTTTTCAACGTTGAAAAAAATGGCTGATCTCAAGCTAAATTTACAAGCTATGGTTAATTCTCAGGATTGGCTCGAGTGTCCGTATGCAAAGAAACCTGGGGGTCAAGCAATGTCGGATATTGTTAACAATAGGTCGTTTTGGAATTCATGTATGTTGATTGCTCGTATAACATATCCCCTGTTACGAGTCCTAGAAATAGTTGGTAGCAAGAAACGATCCGCAATGGGATATGTTTATGCCGGGATTTACAGAGCAAAAGAAACGATTAAGAAAGAACTTGTCAAGCAAGATGATTATATGGTCTATTGGAATATTATAGATAATAGATGGGAACAACAACGGCATCTCCCTCTTTACGCTGCGGGTTTCTTCCTTAACCCGAAACTTTTCTACAATACCGAGGAACATATACACAATGATATCCTATCATCCGTATTTGATAGCATAGAGAGGTTAGTTCCTGATACGAACATCCAGGACCAAGTTGTTAGAGAAATAAATTTATACAAGAGTGCTACGGGAGATCTAGGAAGGCCAATGGCAGTCAGAGCCCGAGATAATTTACTTCCCG GTGAATGGTGGTCTATATACGGTGGAGGTTGCCCGAATTTGCAACGTTTGGCCATCCGCATTCTCAGTCAAACTTGCAGTTCAATTGGGTATAAACCAAGCAAGATATCCATCGAAGAAATACACAACACAAGAAATTTTCTCGAGCGTCAAAGGCTTAGCGATCTCGTCTTTGTTCAATACAACTTATATCTGAGACAAAT GGTTCTTCAAAAACAAGAAAAGGATTCCCTGGATCCCCTTGCATTTAACAACAAAGATATTCTTGAAGATTGGATTGCCGATAATGAGGTATCTCCGGACAATCTTGAGAGTTCAGATTGGAAGTCACTTGATCCCCCTGTTGGTAACAGAACAACTTTAACACCCCCAGGTGATGAAGCCGAAGACTTCTTGAGTACAA GGTTTACGGATTTAGATATTTTCAATGGATTGAAGGGGGTCAAGGAGGAGATATGA